gccgagGCCAGGgttttgagaacagcctggccaacatgatgaaagctcttctctactaaagacaccaaaaaagaaaagaggctggaggcaggacaTGTATCGCTTTGGTGCACAGCTGGGGAAGCTTGGGCTGGAAAGGCGTGACATCTGACCGCCTTCACGTGCAGGTGGGAATCGAGGCTGGGGAAGCAGGGTGGAACGCTGCTTCTCAAGGGCCTGGGGCCCTCGTCAGTGGGCACAGGAACCCCCGCACCCCGACTCACGAGcaccctcttcctccccactgcTGCAGGTCTCGGCGCGGAAGATGGCCGGCGGCGTGGACGGCCCCATCGGGATCCCGTTCCCCGACCACAGCAGCGACATCCTGAGTGGGCTGAACGAGCAGCGGACGCAGGGCCTGCTGTGCGACGTGGTGATCCTGGTGGAGGGCCGCGAGTTCCCCACGCACCGCTCGGTGCTGGCCGCCTGCAGCCAGTACTTCAAGAAGCTGTTCACGTCGGGCGCGGTGGTGGACCAGCAGAACGTGTACGAGATCGACTTCGTCAGCGCCGAGGCGCTCACCGCGCTCATGGACTTCGCCTACACGGCCACGCTCACCGTCAGCACGGCCAACGTGGGTGACATCCTCAGTGCCGCCCGCCTGCTGGAGATCCCCGCCGTGAGCCACGTGTGCGCCGACCTCCTGGACCGGCAGATCCTGGCGGCCGACGCGGGCGCCGACGCCGGGCAGCTGGACCTTGTAGATCAAATTGATCAGCGCAACCTCCTCCGCGCCAAGGAGTACCTCGAGTTCTTCCAGAGCAACCCCATGAACAGCCTGCCccccgcggccgccgccgccgctgccagCTTCCCGTGGTCCGCCTTCGGGGCGTCCGATGATGACCTGGATGCCACCAAGGAGGCCGTGGCCGCTGCCGTGGCCGCCGTGGCCGCGGGTGACTGCAACGGCTTAGACTTCTATGGGCCGGGCCCCCCGGCCGAGCGACCCCCGACGGGGGACGGGGACGAGGGCGACAGCAACCCGGGTCTGTGGCCGGAGCGGGATGAGGACGCCCCCACCGGGGGTCTGTTTCCGCCGCCGGTGGCCCCGCCGGCCGCCACGCAGAACGGCCACTACGGCCGGGGCGGAGAGGAGGAGGCCGCGTCGCTGTCGGAGGCGGCCCCCGAGCCGGGCGACTCTCCGGGCTTCCTGTCGGGAGCGGCCGAGGGCGAGGACGGGGACGGGCCCGACGTGGACGGGCTGGCGGCCAGCACGCTGCTGCAGCAGATGATGTCCTCGGTGGGCCGGGCGGGGGCCGCGGCGGGGGACAGCGACGACGAGTCGCGGGCCGACGACAAGGGCGTCATGGACTACTACCTGAAGTACTTCAGCGGCGCCCACGACGGCGACGTCTACCCGGCCTGGTCGCAGAAGGTGGAGAAGAAGATCCGAGCCAAGGCCTTCCAGAAGTGCCCCATCTGCGAGAAGGTCATCCAGGGCGCCGGCAAGCTGCCGCGGCACATCCGCACCCACACGGGCGAGAAGCCCTACGAGTGCAACATCTGCAAGGTCCGCTTCACCAGGTGAGCTGCCCGCCGCGGGGGTGGCGCCGCCCTGCTCCCTGCCCCGGCATCGGCCACTCGCAGGCCCCTCGGCGCCTCTCTCCCTGCACCGCACGCACACTTGCACGCAGACGCACggacacacgcacatgcacacagacatacacacatgcgTGCCACgtacacagacgcacacacaagACACGCAGACGTGCAGatgcatatatgcacatgcacacagacacgtacacacacacgcgtgccacatacacacagacacgtgCACACGCAGACACGCACACAGACTCACACATGCATGCCAGGTACACATCCACACACCCAgacgcacacacgcacatgcacagaCATgtacacgcacatgcacacacatgcatgccacTTGCACATGCATACAGACGCACACACACTACACGTGCACATGCACAGatgcacatgcgcacacacatgctacacagacacatgcagacacatgcacaccacatacacatgcacatacagacgcacatgcacacacacgtgcacacagacacgcacacggATAGACATGCACACAGAAACATGCACgcaggcacatgcacacagacatgtacatgcacagacatacacacacatatgtgcagaCATTGCAAACATGCACCCAcagacatacatgcacacacatgcacacagacacaccccaccTCTTGGGCCCAAAGCCACTGCTTCCCTAACCCACGTGCCTGTTAAGAACAACCTAGACTAGGCCCTGCCCTTGTGTGTGGACATCCCGGTGGGTGACAGCGCAGGCCAGACATAAGATGACAGCCAGGTCATATGCAAAGCGTGCCGGACAGGGTTGAGCTGCGGGAGGTCTCGGGAAGGTACAGTCGCTCTTCCTCCCTGGAGGGCTGATTCTTCTCTTCTGCACTTTtggatgtttttctgtttctgctttgggAGAGGGTGACAGAACCTCAGGCTTAGGGAGGGAGAGCCCAGGCTGTTGAGCGGTTTCTGAGTTTCCCGTGAGCCTGGGTAATTTGCTTCAATCAGCCAACATTTATGAAGCATCTGCTGGTGCCAGGCCTGTTCTAGGCGCCGGGGACAGGCCTTGCTGGAACCCGAAGGAGCTGTAGGAAAGggcgttccaggcagagggaacagtcagtgcagaggccctgaggccAGCTCAGCTTGAAAGATCACCGTGCCCCTGTGGGAGCCACGGGGCTTGGTCCCTAAAcagcaggagttcaaggccaggtCAGGGCAGTTTGCGATTTGGTCTCAGGAGTCCAGAGGTGGCTGGCTAGGCCTCGTAGATCCCCATGGCTGTAGCGGTGGGGGCAGGGGGCTGACAGGCAGGGACCTGGCCAGGCCGGGTGACTCAGCAccaccccctgccccccgccCGCCCTGGGGTTCCCCCAGCCACGCCCACCGAGGCTGAAGAAAGAGGCCATTGTCCCAGCTCCCAGCCGCACCCCGTAGGGACAGGAACTGGGACTGACCCCTCCCCAGCACCCCGGCCCCCTCCCCAGCGGGCCAGGAGAGGAGGGTGCGGCCTGGACTCCGGCGCCCAGGAGTGCCAGGCAGGGGGCAaagggcactttgggaggcaggcagtgTAGCTGGTGGCTTACTCCTCCTTGGTGAGGTTGGGGTACTGGAGGTCTTGGGGGGCGCCTCTTCCTCCAGGCAGGGTTCACTGTGGGTTCGTCTCTGAGCTCAGGAAGAGCAGCTTGGTGGGGTGCAGAGAACCGGGGTCTGCAGAGGGGACCGGGCTGAGCGAAGGTGATGGCCCCCATCCTGCCTCCCTGGCCACAGGCCACAGACCTGGTTTCATTCTGACTCGGGCACTGCTGGCTATCCCACCCGACCTAGGGCTGATCCCCTCagtcagggaaactgaggcttagagagggacGATTGTTGAGGCCTCTTCCACCCCAATTTAGACCCACCTGCTTCCTCTTTTCCCCCACCCCGTGCCCGGATCCCCCCTCCCCAGGGCACCAGCACCCCCACCCTCCAAAAGCCTGGGAGCCCGAGGCCCCTCTGAGTCACAGCAGGGCGTTGAGTAAGTGGGGCCTGTGGTGGCCGGGGCTATAATTACCCAGGCTGGGGCTCGGGGTGATGAAACTAGGGATAcctccgcccccaccccacctctgtgTGGCCCTCTAGCCTGCTGTGCAG
The sequence above is drawn from the Macaca thibetana thibetana isolate TM-01 chromosome 19, ASM2454274v1, whole genome shotgun sequence genome and encodes:
- the ZBTB7A gene encoding zinc finger and BTB domain-containing protein 7A, which codes for MAGGVDGPIGIPFPDHSSDILSGLNEQRTQGLLCDVVILVEGREFPTHRSVLAACSQYFKKLFTSGAVVDQQNVYEIDFVSAEALTALMDFAYTATLTVSTANVGDILSAARLLEIPAVSHVCADLLDRQILAADAGADAGQLDLVDQIDQRNLLRAKEYLEFFQSNPMNSLPPAAAAAAASFPWSAFGASDDDLDATKEAVAAAVAAVAAGDCNGLDFYGPGPPAERPPTGDGDEGDSNPGLWPERDEDAPTGGLFPPPVAPPAATQNGHYGRGGEEEAASLSEAAPEPGDSPGFLSGAAEGEDGDGPDVDGLAASTLLQQMMSSVGRAGAAAGDSDDESRADDKGVMDYYLKYFSGAHDGDVYPAWSQKVEKKIRAKAFQKCPICEKVIQGAGKLPRHIRTHTGEKPYECNICKVRFTRQDKLKVHMRKHTGEKPYLCQQCGAAFAHNYDLKNHMRVHTGLRPYQCDSCCKTFVRSDHLHRHLKKDGCNGVPSRRGRKPRVRGGGPDPSPGATATPGAPAQPSSPDARRNGQEKHFKDEDEDEDVASPDGLGRLNVAGAGGGGDSGGGPGAATDGNFTAGLA